One segment of Thermoanaerobacter kivui DNA contains the following:
- a CDS encoding sulfide/dihydroorotate dehydrogenase-like FAD/NAD-binding protein, with protein MANRLECIDAATDYCPCYLAELNECIVCSQLQGKNFCDCNWRGVCIYQEFVWAGYKAKATRSTIFSKVLKKEKINKEVIILTLKVPNKMARELNEPGSFVFLRGISSPSFFDTPMSVMFADEMEGIIKIAIQVNGPKTKLIQQSQGEEEVYLRGPYWNGLLGHRYIKGTHNSKALVVLRGIAQAPGVIVISKLINNKNNVIAIIDKGKVGVNFIGDYIKDFDITTVDTDLLSEEGQRILKELIKDKGITLVYSGGSDEQHVNILNYLELYNKEAYLAVSNNNTICCGEGICGSCEVQIGDQKVRMCKVQVDIRKALERKMLNG; from the coding sequence TTGGCAAATAGATTAGAATGCATTGATGCAGCCACAGATTATTGCCCTTGCTATTTGGCAGAATTAAATGAATGCATCGTGTGTTCTCAACTTCAGGGCAAAAATTTTTGTGATTGCAATTGGAGAGGTGTGTGTATTTATCAGGAATTTGTGTGGGCAGGATACAAAGCCAAAGCTACGCGTAGTACAATATTTTCAAAAGTGTTAAAAAAAGAAAAAATTAACAAAGAAGTTATTATTTTAACTTTAAAAGTTCCTAACAAAATGGCCCGTGAACTAAACGAACCCGGTTCTTTTGTTTTTTTGAGGGGAATTTCCAGTCCATCTTTTTTTGACACTCCAATGTCTGTGATGTTTGCAGATGAAATGGAGGGAATTATTAAAATAGCAATACAAGTTAATGGACCCAAAACAAAATTAATTCAGCAATCGCAAGGAGAGGAAGAAGTATATCTTAGAGGTCCCTATTGGAATGGTCTTTTAGGTCATAGGTACATAAAAGGAACTCATAATTCGAAAGCTTTAGTTGTTTTAAGAGGTATTGCACAAGCACCTGGGGTAATAGTAATTTCAAAGCTAATAAACAATAAAAATAATGTAATTGCAATTATAGATAAAGGTAAAGTTGGCGTAAATTTTATAGGAGATTATATAAAAGATTTTGACATAACAACAGTTGATACAGACCTTTTGAGTGAAGAAGGCCAAAGAATTTTAAAAGAGTTAATCAAAGATAAAGGAATAACACTTGTATACAGCGGTGGTTCAGATGAACAGCACGTAAATATTTTAAATTACTTGGAGTTATACAACAAAGAAGCTTATTTAGCTGTTTCGAATAATAACACCATATGTTGCGGAGAGGGGATTTGTGGAAGTTGTGAAGTGCAAATTGGGGACCAAAAGGTCCGAATGTGTAAAGTTCAAGTGGATATTAGAAAAGCATTAGAAAGGAAGATGTTAAATGGTTAA
- a CDS encoding D-alanyl-D-alanine carboxypeptidase family protein, with product MKKFVFVFFVLLFFMSSVKVYADSDYPSVAAKAAIVMDQQTGRVLYQKNHHQKLPMASTTKIMTLLVALEKGNLSDIVTVSKRAASIGGSSIWLSPGEKIDMENLLYGLMLNSGNDAATAIAEHIGGSVENFVDMMNEKAKEIGAFNTHFVTPSGLDIGIDDHYTTAYDLALITRYAFRYPKFEEIVSTKEKTIPWEGREWDRYLRNKNKLLWIYQGADGVKTGFTNKAGRCLVSSATREGRRFIAVVLNSPPMWEDSMKILDYAFLKYKPYKVLEKDKIIKNLKVENGKKTLTPIGCAADCIIPVSEEEKEKVQMEIYLPDSLKAPVEKGEKVGYATIKIGEEKICDVDCVALQKVEKEDFNYNFQKIIKSWLRLLRKPS from the coding sequence ATGAAGAAATTTGTTTTTGTGTTTTTTGTTTTGTTGTTTTTTATGTCCTCTGTTAAAGTATATGCTGACAGTGATTATCCCTCTGTGGCGGCTAAAGCTGCAATTGTGATGGACCAGCAAACTGGAAGGGTGCTTTACCAAAAGAATCATCATCAAAAGTTGCCAATGGCAAGTACTACTAAAATTATGACATTATTAGTAGCATTGGAAAAGGGAAATTTAAGTGACATCGTTACTGTCAGTAAAAGAGCAGCCAGCATTGGAGGTTCTTCTATTTGGCTATCACCAGGAGAAAAAATCGATATGGAGAATTTGCTTTATGGGCTTATGTTGAACTCTGGAAATGACGCAGCTACAGCGATTGCTGAACACATAGGAGGAAGTGTAGAAAATTTTGTTGATATGATGAATGAAAAAGCGAAAGAAATAGGAGCTTTTAACACTCATTTTGTAACTCCTTCCGGTTTAGATATAGGGATTGATGACCATTACACTACTGCTTACGACTTAGCTTTGATAACTAGATATGCTTTTAGGTATCCTAAATTTGAAGAGATAGTATCAACAAAAGAGAAAACAATCCCGTGGGAAGGTCGTGAGTGGGATAGATATTTAAGAAACAAAAACAAGCTTTTGTGGATATACCAAGGAGCTGATGGAGTAAAAACGGGTTTTACTAATAAAGCGGGAAGATGTCTTGTATCTTCTGCTACAAGAGAGGGAAGAAGATTTATTGCTGTTGTTTTAAACAGCCCTCCTATGTGGGAGGATTCTATGAAAATATTAGACTACGCTTTTTTAAAATATAAGCCTTATAAAGTTTTAGAAAAAGACAAAATTATAAAAAATTTAAAAGTGGAAAATGGCAAAAAAACTTTAACTCCCATTGGGTGTGCTGCTGATTGCATTATTCCTGTTTCAGAAGAGGAAAAAGAAAAAGTACAAATGGAAATTTACCTTCCTGACAGTCTCAAAGCACCAGTCGAAAAAGGTGAAAAAGTGGGGTATGCAACAATCAAAATAGGTGAAGAAAAAATTTGTGATGTTGATTGTGTGGCTTTGCAAAAAGTAGAAAAAGAAGACTTCAACTATAATTTCCAAAAGATAATAAAAAGTTGGCTAAGGCTATTACGAAAACCCTCTTGA
- the scpB gene encoding SMC-Scp complex subunit ScpB — MSNEGKIEAILFAAGGPVKLKTLSDVVGLPQEEIVDVVNKLKEYYDRENRGLDIIFFEDKVQMCTNDNYGEIVRQALGLEIKQGLSQAALEVLAIIAYNQPITRAEIERIRGVKSDKAINTLLEYNLIKESGRALSPGRPILYTTTEDFLKYFGIKSLKELPQIEITP, encoded by the coding sequence ATGAGCAATGAGGGAAAAATAGAAGCTATATTGTTCGCAGCAGGGGGACCAGTAAAATTAAAAACCTTATCCGACGTAGTAGGACTTCCTCAAGAGGAAATAGTAGATGTTGTAAACAAATTAAAAGAATATTACGACCGGGAAAATCGCGGTTTAGATATTATATTTTTTGAAGATAAAGTTCAAATGTGTACAAATGATAATTATGGAGAAATAGTTAGACAAGCTTTGGGATTAGAAATAAAACAAGGACTTTCTCAAGCAGCATTAGAGGTTTTGGCTATAATAGCTTATAATCAACCTATTACAAGGGCAGAAATTGAAAGAATAAGGGGTGTAAAAAGCGATAAAGCTATAAATACTTTGCTGGAGTATAATTTGATCAAAGAAAGTGGAAGGGCTTTATCTCCTGGTAGGCCAATACTGTATACTACTACAGAAGATTTTTTAAAGTATTTTGGAATTAAATCTTTAAAAGAGTTACCGCAAATTGAAATCACACCTTAA
- a CDS encoding DUF2953 domain-containing protein — MKYLSVVFIILIFLILLYFLPLQIKIKANKEGKNISLEIATNIFFVNFLTFKLQKEPEKEELYFKVLGVKILKSAGAKKLERTKKEGKFSALDIGYKDFFKIIELLKGILKNTVVYKFYLNVKIGLEDAAWTAILSGSLWGVIYTALMPIYNNATFTTAPEVYITPCYGQNKLEGNLICIFKITCGNIIINGIKFLGSLKGR; from the coding sequence ATGAAATATTTGTCTGTTGTTTTTATAATCCTTATTTTTTTGATTTTACTGTATTTTTTGCCTCTTCAAATTAAAATAAAAGCGAATAAAGAGGGGAAAAATATTTCCCTGGAAATAGCAACTAATATATTTTTTGTAAATTTTTTGACCTTTAAATTACAGAAAGAGCCCGAAAAAGAGGAATTGTATTTTAAAGTTTTAGGTGTCAAGATACTTAAAAGTGCAGGAGCAAAAAAATTAGAGAGAACTAAAAAAGAGGGAAAATTTTCAGCTTTAGATATAGGATATAAAGATTTTTTTAAAATTATAGAACTTTTAAAAGGTATACTAAAAAATACTGTTGTTTATAAATTTTATTTAAATGTAAAAATAGGTTTAGAAGATGCAGCTTGGACTGCTATATTGAGCGGTTCTTTATGGGGCGTAATATATACAGCTCTTATGCCGATATATAATAACGCAACCTTTACTACTGCACCAGAGGTTTATATCACGCCTTGCTATGGTCAAAATAAGTTAGAGGGAAATTTAATTTGCATATTTAAAATAACCTGTGGTAATATTATTATTAATGGAATAAAGTTTTTGGGTAGTTTAAAGGGGAGGTGA
- a CDS encoding transposase, whose amino-acid sequence MYYKARRRRVIYVKNCSPYLLRHRCSQKIIAEIGTDMTVFKSDKHLCSWAGLTPQNNESAGKKKSVHVSRAGVYLKPLLIQCANAAIRDKKNPYFRIKYERIKKRRGHKRAIVAIARMILTCLYHMLLKREPFNPSDSDYTNMPEKLYQKHRQQYIKKAIKLLEKEGCTIIPPKIT is encoded by the coding sequence ATATACTACAAAGCACGGAGGAGGAGGGTTATTTATGTTAAAAATTGTTCACCCTATCTGCTGCGGCATAGATGTTCACAAAAAATCATCGCTGAAATCGGCACGGATATGACAGTTTTTAAATCTGACAAGCACCTTTGCTCTTGGGCTGGTCTTACTCCTCAAAACAACGAAAGTGCAGGTAAGAAAAAATCTGTCCATGTCTCAAGAGCAGGTGTTTACTTAAAACCTCTCTTAATACAGTGTGCCAATGCAGCAATTAGGGATAAAAAGAATCCTTATTTTAGGATTAAATATGAACGTATTAAAAAGCGCCGCGGTCATAAACGTGCAATTGTTGCTATTGCTCGTATGATCCTCACTTGTCTCTATCATATGCTTTTGAAAAGGGAACCTTTTAATCCTTCTGACTCCGATTACACTAATATGCCAGAAAAACTTTATCAAAAGCATAGGCAACAATATATTAAGAAAGCTATTAAACTTTTAGAAAAAGAAGGTTGTACTATTATCCCTCCAAAAATTACTTAA
- a CDS encoding DUF1002 domain-containing protein — protein sequence MKRSIVSLLLILIGLAFTFLSTTFAFANEKEIVSLGADLTPKQQEEMMEYFGVNPNTTKIIKVTNEEERKYLKGLVPDKQIGSRAISSVYVKLLPQGEGIMVDTHNITWVSKEMYANAMVTAGIKDAKVVVAAPFDVSGTAALTGIMKAFEEATGEKLSDEAKKTANEELVITSTLGEKIGKDKAAELIQKVKEEVIAKKLTDENEIANVIRDIAKQLNIKLTDEQISQIVQLMKKINQLNLNVEIIKKQLEKIGVDVDKIKKTVEENKGILKAILDAIKSFFDWLASLFK from the coding sequence ATGAAAAGAAGCATAGTGTCTTTACTTTTAATTTTAATAGGGCTTGCTTTTACATTTCTTTCAACCACTTTTGCCTTTGCAAATGAAAAAGAGATAGTAAGTTTAGGTGCGGACCTTACTCCTAAACAACAGGAAGAAATGATGGAATATTTTGGAGTCAATCCAAACACGACTAAAATTATAAAGGTTACAAATGAGGAAGAAAGAAAATATTTAAAGGGATTGGTACCTGATAAACAGATAGGTAGCCGAGCCATTTCTTCAGTGTATGTAAAACTTCTCCCACAGGGAGAAGGAATTATGGTTGATACTCACAACATAACCTGGGTCTCTAAAGAGATGTATGCCAATGCAATGGTGACAGCAGGCATTAAAGATGCAAAGGTGGTAGTAGCTGCTCCCTTTGATGTATCAGGCACGGCAGCTCTTACAGGGATAATGAAGGCATTTGAAGAAGCAACAGGGGAAAAATTAAGTGACGAGGCAAAAAAGACAGCCAATGAAGAATTGGTTATAACAAGTACTTTAGGGGAAAAGATAGGAAAAGATAAAGCAGCTGAACTTATTCAAAAGGTTAAAGAAGAAGTAATTGCAAAAAAACTTACAGATGAAAATGAAATTGCAAATGTTATAAGGGATATTGCTAAACAGCTTAACATTAAACTAACTGATGAACAGATATCTCAGATTGTACAACTTATGAAAAAGATAAATCAACTCAATCTAAATGTTGAAATAATAAAAAAGCAATTAGAGAAAATAGGGGTAGATGTTGATAAAATAAAGAAGACGGTAGAAGAGAATAAAGGTATATTAAAAGCAATTTTAGACGCTATAAAAAGCTTTTTCGATTGGTTGGCATCCCTTTTTAAATAA
- the ytfJ gene encoding GerW family sporulation protein, translating into MSDHPIDALMKTTMESLKDMIDVNTIVGDAVEAPDGTIIIPISRVTFGFAAGGGEISPPKNDKKGAEQDSSQKMPFAGGSGAGVSVQPVAFMVVGQGQIRLLPVTQSAMLERIIDLTPKLIEEIQNLFTKNKPSKKTQNLIVNDNADI; encoded by the coding sequence ATGAGTGACCACCCAATCGATGCATTGATGAAAACAACCATGGAAAGCTTAAAAGATATGATAGATGTCAATACAATAGTTGGAGATGCTGTTGAAGCTCCTGATGGAACTATAATAATACCGATTTCCAGAGTGACTTTTGGTTTTGCCGCTGGCGGAGGAGAAATTAGCCCTCCTAAAAATGACAAAAAAGGTGCAGAACAAGATTCTTCTCAAAAAATGCCCTTCGCAGGAGGAAGTGGGGCGGGAGTTTCAGTTCAACCAGTAGCTTTTATGGTGGTAGGACAAGGACAGATTAGACTGCTTCCTGTGACTCAGAGTGCGATGTTAGAGAGAATAATTGACTTGACACCTAAGCTTATAGAAGAAATACAAAATTTATTCACTAAAAACAAGCCTTCTAAAAAAACTCAAAATTTGATAGTCAATGATAATGCTGATATTTAA